CTGAAACATTTGGATAGTGAAACTTCAATCCCCGTATTTCACGATGATCAACAAGGGACAGCTGTAGTTGTACTTGCGGGATTGCAAAATGCACTAAAATTGGCTGGTAAGAGAATATCCGATGTAAAGATAGTGGTGAATGGAATCGGTGCTGCAGGGTATAATATCACCAAACTACTTCTAGAATACGGTGCGAAGAACGTATATCCTTGTGACGTGTACGGATTACTGAATGAATCCACAGCTTTACACGAGTATCATCTAGAAATATCCAGGTTAACTAATCCAAAGAATATAAGTGCAACGCTCAAAGAGTGTTTAAAAGACGCAGATGTCTTTATTGGGGTTTCGAAAGGTAATCTACTGACAGGCGAGGATATTAAACAAATGGCAAAGAATCCCGTAATATTTGCCTTAGCAAATCCGACACCAGAGATAATGCCTGATACAGCTTATGAAAACGGTGCGTTCATTGTTGCAACAGGTAGATCTGATTTTCCAAATCAGGTGAATAATCTCCTTGCATTTCCAGGAATTATGCGAGCTGCGGTAGAAAAACAAAGAAAGATTACACATACCATACTCTTGAAAGCGGCTGAAATCATATCAAAAACTGTGGAGCCAAGCAGATACATGATACTCCCTAAAGCAACCGATAGAAGATTGCACGAAATGCTTTATAAGGGTCTAATCGAAATTTTTGATTAGTTGACATGGAGGTGGAAAAGATGACAACATCGATGGAAAGGAAAATTGCCAAAGGTTTTCTCATCTCAGTAATCTTCATACTCTTCATTTGTGGTCCCGTCTTCGCAAGTAGTGCTACGACAAAGCTATTTGTTTTCTTGAGTACAGATAACTTCGTGGGCGTGGAGTTGAGAGCATCGACGGATATGTATTCGCACCTTTACGCCAATATAGGTATAAATCAGCTTACTTTTGGACTGAGATTGTCCTCTAAACAATTGCAGGGT
The DNA window shown above is from Fervidobacterium changbaicum and carries:
- a CDS encoding NAD(P)-dependent malic enzyme, producing the protein MGPLDIHRLLQGKYKITVPLEVTEENLKYLYTPGVAEVAMECAREPSNAFIYTRRKRVIAVVSDGSAVLGLGNIGPYGALPVMEGKAMLFKEFGNLDAFPICLGTQNTEEIISIVKALEPSFGGINLEDISAPRCFEILKHLDSETSIPVFHDDQQGTAVVVLAGLQNALKLAGKRISDVKIVVNGIGAAGYNITKLLLEYGAKNVYPCDVYGLLNESTALHEYHLEISRLTNPKNISATLKECLKDADVFIGVSKGNLLTGEDIKQMAKNPVIFALANPTPEIMPDTAYENGAFIVATGRSDFPNQVNNLLAFPGIMRAAVEKQRKITHTILLKAAEIISKTVEPSRYMILPKATDRRLHEMLYKGLIEIFD